The Myxococcales bacterium genomic interval GAGCGCCCAGACGTCGACGCGCCGATCGACGGGGCGGCCGAGGGCCTGTTCCGGGGCCATGTAGCGGACCTTGCCCTTCAGGTCTCCGGCGCGGGTCTCTTCGGCGAGGCGATCGCGGGCCTTCGCGATCCCGAAGTCGATGACCGCGGCGGACCCATTGCTGCGGATGAGGATGTTCTGCGGAGAGACGTCACGGTGCACGACGTGGAGCGGCTCGCCCCCGCTCGCGAGCTCGTGCGCCGCGTGGAGCCCGGACGCCGCGTCCGCCACGAGTCGCAGGGCGACGCTGATCGGGATCGCCAGGTTCGCCTTGCGGGTGACGTCGGAGAGCCGCGCGAGCGACTCGCCGTCGATGTACTCCATGACGATGTACGGGTCTTCGGTGGACGTCCCGGTCTCGAGGATGCTCGCGACGTTGGCGTGCTGGATCCCCAGGGCGATGCGCGCCTCGTCGACGAACATCTCCTGAAACTCGGTGTCGAGCGCGTACTGCGGGAGCAACAGCTTCACCACGACGAGCGGTTCGGCGTGCGACCCCGCCCTACGCGCGAGCCACACGATCGCCATGCCGCCCTGCGCGAGCGGGCATAAAAGCTCGTAGTTGCCGAGCCGTAGGCCTGGCTTGACGACGCGCGGGGAGGGACGCACCAGGATGGGCGATTATTGCGCAACTGCGCCCGGCCGCGGGCGAAATACGCCTCGACGCCCCATCGGGCCAACGGACGACGCCCCGCTCGAGGCGCGGATCGGGCTTCTCACGGGCACGACATCGTCTACTCTCGACGAGTGGAAGCGTCTCACCGCTCGCTCTTCGCGGTCCGCGTCGTACGCCCGTACCAGACGGAGGACGAGTTCCTTCGTGAGGAGGCCTTCGCCCTCACCGCGGCGTCCATCGTGCTCGTTGGCGCGGGACCCCGCACCGACGGCGTGATCCTTCGGTTCGAAGTCGTGCTCGAGTCCGGGGCGATCATGCTCCGGGGCGAGGGGCGGGTCGCCGGGTACGTCCCCACACCGCTCGGGGAAGGGCTACTGCTCCGCTTCACGCGCCTCGATCCTCGCTCCAAAGCGCTCGTCGACCGCGCTGCGCCGCGGTCCGCGAACGACCAGGCCGTGATCATCAGCCCCCTGTCGATCCCGCCGCCACCTGCGGCGCCCTCTTCACGGCCTGCCAGCGTGCCTCCGTTTCCGACGCGCGACCCGGCCGAGGCGCCCGCTTCGGTGGCGCCGACCGCCGAGGTCCGGCCTTTGGAGAGCACGCCGGCCGAGTCGGACCCTCGGGAGAGCGTGCTCCCGTCCGACCGTCCGACCACCGAACCCTCGTTTGCGGAGGGCGCGCCTGGGTCCGACCGTCTGACCATCGAGTCCTCCCCACGGGAGTGTGTGCCTCCGTCCGACCGTCCGACCAGCGAGCTCTTGGAGAGGGCGCCGCCGCCCCGGAGCGTGGCCCCGCCGAGCGTGTCGCCGTCCCGGAGCATGGCGGCGACCGCGGAGAGCGTCGCGCCGCCCCCCGAGAGCGCGCCTTCGCGGAGCGCGGCGCCGCCCGCGCCCGCCGTGTTTCCGGGCGACGAGCCCTCGCGCGTCGAGGCGCAGCCCTCGCCCGCCGACGCCTCGCCCGTGGAGGCCGCGTCGGACGCGCCCGCGGTGTCGCCCTTGGAGCCGCCCCCCGAGGCCGCCTCACGCGCCGCGGACACCTCGCCCCCGCGCGCGCCTGGCGTCCGCTCGACCCGGCCCGCGGACGAGCGCACGGCCGCCCTCGACAGGCTCCGCGCGCGGCTGCGCGGGGCAGGCGCTGCCGAGCGCCTCGCGCAGCTCGGCATCCAGGTCCCCGCCACGAAGCGCTGAGCCTGCGGTGGCTCGGCCGAGAGTTGGGCACCCTAGGCGTCCCAGACGTGCCCGGAGACATGCGCGCGCGGGACCGGCTCGTGCTCGCGCGAGCCCGGCGGACCGCCGCGGGCGCGTGGTAGTGTCACCCCATGGCCGAGATCGCCCCGCTCACACCCCTCTGCTACGACCGCCGCGCGCCGCTCGAGCGCCTGGTCGCGCCGCCCTACGACGTCATCTCTCCGGAGGGGCGTGAGGCGCTCGCCGCGCAGGATCCGAACAACGTCGTGCACCTGATCCTGCCGGAGGGCGAGGGGGACACTCGCTACGGCCACGCCGCCACGCACCTCGCGGAAATGCGCGCGACCGGCGCGCTGGTGCGGGACGAGGAGCCTGGGTACTTCCGCTATGATCAGACCTTTCGTCCCCCGGGGGCGCCGGCGGGCGCGCCGACGCTGACGCGCACCGGCTTCCTCGCCGCGGTGCGGCTCTCGCCGTTCTCCGACCGCGTCGTGCTGCCCCACGAGCGCACACTGTCCGGGCCGAAGGTCGATCGGCTCAAGCTCTTCCGCGCCACGCGCACGAACCTGAGCCCCGGGTTCATGCTCTACCGCGATCCCGAGCGCGCGCTCGACGAGCACCTCGCCCAGGCCCGCCCGCTCGCGGAGCTCACCACCGATGATGGCGTGGTGCACCGGCTCTCCAAGATCACAGGCCCGTCGGCGCTCCGCGCGATCACGAGGCAGGTCGCGCAGAGCTCGCTCCTCATCGCAGACGGCCACCATCGCTACGAGACGGCCGTCGCCTACGCGGCCGAGATCGCGAGCCAGAACCCAGGTGCGCCGGACCGCGCCGAGTTCCGCTACTTCATGGCCTTCCTCGCGAACGGCGACGACCCGAACCTCGTCGTATTCCCCACGCACCGCCACGCGCACGATCTGTCGGGCTTCTCCTTCGACGCGCTGCTCGCGGGGGCCGGGACGCGCGGGCTGTTCGACGTGACCGTGTTGGGGGTCGGGGCTACCGCCGACTCGCTGCTCGCGCGCCTGACGCACGCCGGCGAGCGCGCGCCGAGCTTCGTGGCGTGCGCGCCCGACGGCCGCGCCGCGCTGCTCTCCCTCCGACCCACCGCAGACCTCGCCGACCACCCGACCCTCGGCGCGCAGGTCGAGCCCTTGCGCCGCTCGGATGTGGCGCTCCTCCACGGCGCGATCCTGGAGGACCTGTGCGGGATCACGAAGGAGGCGCAGGCGGCGAAGACCAACCTCTACTACGTGCAAGACGCCGGGCAGGCCCTCGCCGAGGTGCGCGGCGGCCGCGGCGACGTCCTCTTCCTCATGAACGCGACGCCCACCCGGGTCGTGCGCGAGATCGCCGAGGCCGGGGAGGTCATGCCGCAGAAGAGCACCTTCTTCTACCCGAAGGTCCTCACCGGCCTCACGATCCACACCCTCGAGCCCGGGCGCACGGTCGCGGCCATGCCCTGAGGCTGAGCCTTCGGAGCGCGGCGAGCGCGTCACCGCGACTCCCGCCACACCCGGTCTTCGGCGATCGGCGCGAGCATTTTTCGAGCGGGTCCTTACGTTCCTCGGGTCCGCGCCGAGCGCTCAGGCAACCCTTGGATTCCCTTGATCTCCCGTTGGGATCAAGGGAACATCGAGCCCGCTTTTTTATTCATCACGGCGGCCGGTGCTGCCCGGAAGGTCACCCACATCATGTCGGAAAAGAAGGCTCCCACGGCCCCCCGCGAAAAGGACGACGAGCCCATCACCTTCGGCGATGAGCTCCCCGTCCTCCCCATCCGCAACGCGGTCCTCTTCCCTGGCGCGGTGGCGCCGTTCGACGTGGGTCGCGAGAAGTCAGTCGCCCTCGTGGAGGACGTCGACAACTTCGCGTCTCCCGTCATCGCGATCTTCGCGCAAAAAGACCCGTCCACCGACGACCCCGGGGCCGACGACCTCCACACGGTGGGCTGCGCTGCCCGCGTGTTGAAGGCGCTCAAGCACAGCTCCGGCAACTACTCGCTCATCCTCCAGGGGCTCGTCCGCATTCGGCTCGAAGAGGTCACCCAGGCCGGCCCGTACCTGAAGGCCAAGGTCGTGCGGCTCGACGACGAGGCCGTCT includes:
- a CDS encoding DUF1015 domain-containing protein, which translates into the protein MAEIAPLTPLCYDRRAPLERLVAPPYDVISPEGREALAAQDPNNVVHLILPEGEGDTRYGHAATHLAEMRATGALVRDEEPGYFRYDQTFRPPGAPAGAPTLTRTGFLAAVRLSPFSDRVVLPHERTLSGPKVDRLKLFRATRTNLSPGFMLYRDPERALDEHLAQARPLAELTTDDGVVHRLSKITGPSALRAITRQVAQSSLLIADGHHRYETAVAYAAEIASQNPGAPDRAEFRYFMAFLANGDDPNLVVFPTHRHAHDLSGFSFDALLAGAGTRGLFDVTVLGVGATADSLLARLTHAGERAPSFVACAPDGRAALLSLRPTADLADHPTLGAQVEPLRRSDVALLHGAILEDLCGITKEAQAAKTNLYYVQDAGQALAEVRGGRGDVLFLMNATPTRVVREIAEAGEVMPQKSTFFYPKVLTGLTIHTLEPGRTVAAMP